The stretch of DNA CGTGAAACGGTTCTTACAAAAAATGAACAATATAGGAGAATAGTGATGGCAATGAGTGCCCATGCAATTGAAACGCTTATTCGTGAAGGTATTCCCAATGCTACTGTAACAATTCGTGATCTTGCTGGAGATGGAGAACATTATGCTGCAGAAGTTATTTCTGAAAGTTTTCGTGGTAAAACCCGCGTTCAGCAACATAAAATGGTCTATGATGCCCTTAAAGGCAATATGGGAAATGACCTTCATGCCTTAATGTTGCAAACAAGTATCCCAAAATAGTCTAAATTTTCTTCTTGCATTCATTCGTTCAATACGATTAAAACGAGTACGAACATAATTACACACTTATAAAAATCTGAAATATCGAGGGATAAAAATGACCACTGTTCATGATTTTATTGATAACGAGATTAAAACAAACGACGTTATTTTATTCATGAAAGGAACTCCTGAAGCTCCACAATGTGGTTTTTCAGGACAAGTCGTTCAAATCCTTGACTATTTGGGATTAAATTATAAAGGGATTAATATCTTAACTTCTGACGAACTGCGTCAAGGGATCAAAGAATACTCAAATTGGCCAACAATTCCACAGC from Bartonella tribocorum CIP 105476 encodes:
- a CDS encoding BolA/IbaG family iron-sulfur metabolism protein; its protein translation is MAMSAHAIETLIREGIPNATVTIRDLAGDGEHYAAEVISESFRGKTRVQQHKMVYDALKGNMGNDLHALMLQTSIPK
- the grxD gene encoding Grx4 family monothiol glutaredoxin, which codes for MTTVHDFIDNEIKTNDVILFMKGTPEAPQCGFSGQVVQILDYLGLNYKGINILTSDELRQGIKEYSNWPTIPQLYVKGEFIGGCDIVKEMFQNNELQELLKEKNIPYNQS